The Lepeophtheirus salmonis chromosome 1, UVic_Lsal_1.4, whole genome shotgun sequence genome has a segment encoding these proteins:
- the LOC121122812 gene encoding ankyrin repeat domain-containing protein 27 isoform X1 — MSIASSTETLSRIIKYDENLENNSFLKGFRDEFPDLFQKTIHEKWTIAIPRQDSLPSELSLRPEDVSRHIFIPDEEGIPGKYCSLADKRLQINQKNQIKVMDSEGNSELVRQILFSEVFYNDDLQKYNVLCLDAYLGEHPSFKTDGSIVSDYKLSCVEDCIQYLFRHVDTDVIRKIEASCSNFDPDKSLVGDLIKSSFKKLKQTSKSVNIDLLESSLETYILYNISTPLSNKLKNDWIEKNALLNRSIKSLAITDIFGKEWKEENNRVNIMKSKTELVHIVQYSTPLDKLECLYRALYFFEKLHTSDDLLQNLISVITKTIVVKDWYTQFVLMKDFRYSNLLKKGEYEYLLASLEAALEYLMHGIPTFTPSVDIQSENAKVLKMFSAVRSSDVQSVCQILYGGKDSLPNETDSVDEAQHHPLCNCEFCLKKDHYPSVNYQENHFGFTLLHVASMNGDCKMVDLFLNTFKADPTIVDIKYRTPLHLASQFGHQNVILLILQCPSSRIILNSQDQNGHTPLHLSILYGHESSTKAILYFAEHQSYPLQIDLRDKFGDTALHLGASYGYLSIVKLLLDYSANVQIRNKRNQTPIDVSMCSKIKDLIQSYSSKLLVNYFNDKEEDYENPVEVEGSPQKFNTNIFKSKKEKFFKSIIMGDLELTCHYLGVNHVNETFRSRVLYQSSCYPVCGGCEDCDNLLKGSSSVKEILQRPGSPPMNVNATNDEGKTAVHVAAQLGQADIVQLLLSLGAEPFSIAGDIGETPLHLACQNGHLGVVIVLTQNASQFRQNIDIKDKMGNTPLQYASMSGHYEIALKLLSFGASVKTKNFAGHSAVDVANYNNNKILSLLFKKYN, encoded by the exons ATGTCTATAGCCTCTTCAACCGAGACGCTTTCccgaataattaaatatgatgaaaatcttgaaaataattcttttttgaaaggattCAGAGACGAGTTCCcggatttatttcaaaagactATCCATGAAAAATGGACAATTGCAATTCCTAGACAAGATTCTCTGCCTTCAGAATTGTCTCTAAGACCAGAGGATGTAAGTcgacatatttttattccagaTGAAGAAGGCATTCCAGGAAAGTATTGTTCCTTGGCTGATAAGCGTCTGCAGATCAATCAAAAGAATCAAATCaag GTAATGGATTCTGAAGGAAACTCTGAGCTCGTACGGCAGATTTTATTCTCAGAGGTATTTTATAACGATgatctccaaaaatataatgtattatgcCTCGATGCCTACCTTGGTGAGCACCCAAGCTTTAAAACAGACGGCTCTATCGTTAgtgattataaattatcttgCGTTGAAGACTGTATACAGTATTTATTCAGACATGTTGATACGGATGTTATCAGAAAAATTGAGGCGTCCTGTTCAAATTTTGATCCCGATAAGAGCCTAGTTGGAGATTTAATTAAGtcatcctttaaaaaattaaagcaaacTTCCAAA TCTGTCAATATCGACCTTTTGGAGTCCTCCTTGGAgacttatattttgtataacatCAGCACACCTCTTTCAAATAAGCTTAAAAATGATTGGATAGAGAAAAATGCTTTACTAAATCGATCCATCAAATCCTTGGCCATCACTGATATATTTGGTAAGGAATGGAAGGAAGAAAACAATAGAGTCAACATCATGAAATCTAAAACTGAATTAGTACATATTGTTCAATATTCTACCCCACTGGACAAATTGGAGTGTCTTTACAgagctttatatttttttgagaaattacaCACATCTGATGATTTGTTACAGAATCTCATCAGTGTAATTACAAAGACCATTGTTGTCAAGGATTGGTACACTCAATTCGTTCTCATGAAGGACTTTCGATATTCTAATTTACTTAAAAAGGGTGAATATGAGTACTTATTGGCTTCATTAGAAGCGGCGTTGGAGTATTTAATGCATGGAATCCCAACATTTACTCCATCCGTGGATATtcaa TCAGAAAATGCAAAAGTATTGAAAATGTTTTCTGCTGTACGCAGTTCTGATGTACAATCCGTTTGTCAAATTCTTTATGGAGGTAAAGATTCGTTACCGAATGAAACAGACTCTGTGGATGAAGCTCAACATCATCCACTTTGTAATTGTGAGTTTTGTTTGAAGAAAGATCATTATCCAAGTGTCAACTATCAAGAGAATCACTTTGGTTTCACACTTCTCCATGTTGCTTCAATGAATGGGGACTGCAAAATggttgacctttttttaaatacatttaaagcGGATCCTACCAttgttgatattaaatatag AACTCCTCTTCATTTAGCATCTCAATTTGGCCATCAAAATGTAATTCTGCTGATACTGCAATGTCCTTCCTCTCGCATCATTCTTAACTCTCAAGATCAAAATGGACACACTCCACTTCATTTGTCCATTCTTTATGGACATGAATCCAGTactaaagctattttatattttgctgaACACCAGAGTTATCCCCTTCAAATTGATTTGAGGGACAAGTTCGGGGATACAGCTCTTCATCTCGGAGCTTCCTATGGATACTTGAGTATAGTTAAACTTCTACTGGACTATTCAGCAAATGTTCAAATAAggaataaaagaaatcaaactCCGATTGACGTCTCAATGTGCTCGAAGATTAAGGATCTAATACAAAGCTATTCATCAAAACTTTTGGTTAATTACTTCAATGACAAAGAGGAGGACTATGAGAATCCTGTGGAAGTTGAAGGCTCTCCTCAAAAgtttaatactaatatttttaaatccaaaaaggaaaaattctttaaatctATCATCATGGGAGACCTTGAATTAACCTGTCATTACCTTGGAGTTAATCATGTTAATGAAACATTCAGATCTCGAGTTCTTTATCAAAGTAGCTGCTACCCCGTTTGTGGAGGCTGTGAAGATTGTGATAATCTTTTGAAAGGATCTTCTAGTGTAAAAGAAATTCTTCAACGCCCTGGATCACCTCCCATGAACGTGAATGCAACTAATGATGAAGGAAAAACTGCAGTTCATGTCGCTGCCCAATTGGGTCAAGCCGACATTGTGCAGCTTTTGCTCAGTTTAGGAGCTGAACCTTTTTCCATCGCTGGGGATATTGGAGAAACTCCTTTACATTTGGCATGTCAAAATGGTCATCTTGGAGTAGTTATAGTACTTACACAAAATGCTAGTCAGTTTCGTCAAAACAtagatataaaagataaaatgggTAATACACCTCTCCAGTATGCTTCAATGTCAGGGCATTATGAGATTGCCCTTAAACTTCTGAGTTTTGGAGCATctgttaaaacaaaaaactttgctGGGCATTCGGCAGTAGATGTTgcaaattacaataataataaaattttgtcacTCTTGTTCAAGAAGTATAATTAG
- the LOC121122812 gene encoding ankyrin repeat domain-containing protein 27 isoform X2: MDSEGNSELVRQILFSEVFYNDDLQKYNVLCLDAYLGEHPSFKTDGSIVSDYKLSCVEDCIQYLFRHVDTDVIRKIEASCSNFDPDKSLVGDLIKSSFKKLKQTSKSVNIDLLESSLETYILYNISTPLSNKLKNDWIEKNALLNRSIKSLAITDIFGKEWKEENNRVNIMKSKTELVHIVQYSTPLDKLECLYRALYFFEKLHTSDDLLQNLISVITKTIVVKDWYTQFVLMKDFRYSNLLKKGEYEYLLASLEAALEYLMHGIPTFTPSVDIQSENAKVLKMFSAVRSSDVQSVCQILYGGKDSLPNETDSVDEAQHHPLCNCEFCLKKDHYPSVNYQENHFGFTLLHVASMNGDCKMVDLFLNTFKADPTIVDIKYRTPLHLASQFGHQNVILLILQCPSSRIILNSQDQNGHTPLHLSILYGHESSTKAILYFAEHQSYPLQIDLRDKFGDTALHLGASYGYLSIVKLLLDYSANVQIRNKRNQTPIDVSMCSKIKDLIQSYSSKLLVNYFNDKEEDYENPVEVEGSPQKFNTNIFKSKKEKFFKSIIMGDLELTCHYLGVNHVNETFRSRVLYQSSCYPVCGGCEDCDNLLKGSSSVKEILQRPGSPPMNVNATNDEGKTAVHVAAQLGQADIVQLLLSLGAEPFSIAGDIGETPLHLACQNGHLGVVIVLTQNASQFRQNIDIKDKMGNTPLQYASMSGHYEIALKLLSFGASVKTKNFAGHSAVDVANYNNNKILSLLFKKYN; the protein is encoded by the exons ATGGATTCTGAAGGAAACTCTGAGCTCGTACGGCAGATTTTATTCTCAGAGGTATTTTATAACGATgatctccaaaaatataatgtattatgcCTCGATGCCTACCTTGGTGAGCACCCAAGCTTTAAAACAGACGGCTCTATCGTTAgtgattataaattatcttgCGTTGAAGACTGTATACAGTATTTATTCAGACATGTTGATACGGATGTTATCAGAAAAATTGAGGCGTCCTGTTCAAATTTTGATCCCGATAAGAGCCTAGTTGGAGATTTAATTAAGtcatcctttaaaaaattaaagcaaacTTCCAAA TCTGTCAATATCGACCTTTTGGAGTCCTCCTTGGAgacttatattttgtataacatCAGCACACCTCTTTCAAATAAGCTTAAAAATGATTGGATAGAGAAAAATGCTTTACTAAATCGATCCATCAAATCCTTGGCCATCACTGATATATTTGGTAAGGAATGGAAGGAAGAAAACAATAGAGTCAACATCATGAAATCTAAAACTGAATTAGTACATATTGTTCAATATTCTACCCCACTGGACAAATTGGAGTGTCTTTACAgagctttatatttttttgagaaattacaCACATCTGATGATTTGTTACAGAATCTCATCAGTGTAATTACAAAGACCATTGTTGTCAAGGATTGGTACACTCAATTCGTTCTCATGAAGGACTTTCGATATTCTAATTTACTTAAAAAGGGTGAATATGAGTACTTATTGGCTTCATTAGAAGCGGCGTTGGAGTATTTAATGCATGGAATCCCAACATTTACTCCATCCGTGGATATtcaa TCAGAAAATGCAAAAGTATTGAAAATGTTTTCTGCTGTACGCAGTTCTGATGTACAATCCGTTTGTCAAATTCTTTATGGAGGTAAAGATTCGTTACCGAATGAAACAGACTCTGTGGATGAAGCTCAACATCATCCACTTTGTAATTGTGAGTTTTGTTTGAAGAAAGATCATTATCCAAGTGTCAACTATCAAGAGAATCACTTTGGTTTCACACTTCTCCATGTTGCTTCAATGAATGGGGACTGCAAAATggttgacctttttttaaatacatttaaagcGGATCCTACCAttgttgatattaaatatag AACTCCTCTTCATTTAGCATCTCAATTTGGCCATCAAAATGTAATTCTGCTGATACTGCAATGTCCTTCCTCTCGCATCATTCTTAACTCTCAAGATCAAAATGGACACACTCCACTTCATTTGTCCATTCTTTATGGACATGAATCCAGTactaaagctattttatattttgctgaACACCAGAGTTATCCCCTTCAAATTGATTTGAGGGACAAGTTCGGGGATACAGCTCTTCATCTCGGAGCTTCCTATGGATACTTGAGTATAGTTAAACTTCTACTGGACTATTCAGCAAATGTTCAAATAAggaataaaagaaatcaaactCCGATTGACGTCTCAATGTGCTCGAAGATTAAGGATCTAATACAAAGCTATTCATCAAAACTTTTGGTTAATTACTTCAATGACAAAGAGGAGGACTATGAGAATCCTGTGGAAGTTGAAGGCTCTCCTCAAAAgtttaatactaatatttttaaatccaaaaaggaaaaattctttaaatctATCATCATGGGAGACCTTGAATTAACCTGTCATTACCTTGGAGTTAATCATGTTAATGAAACATTCAGATCTCGAGTTCTTTATCAAAGTAGCTGCTACCCCGTTTGTGGAGGCTGTGAAGATTGTGATAATCTTTTGAAAGGATCTTCTAGTGTAAAAGAAATTCTTCAACGCCCTGGATCACCTCCCATGAACGTGAATGCAACTAATGATGAAGGAAAAACTGCAGTTCATGTCGCTGCCCAATTGGGTCAAGCCGACATTGTGCAGCTTTTGCTCAGTTTAGGAGCTGAACCTTTTTCCATCGCTGGGGATATTGGAGAAACTCCTTTACATTTGGCATGTCAAAATGGTCATCTTGGAGTAGTTATAGTACTTACACAAAATGCTAGTCAGTTTCGTCAAAACAtagatataaaagataaaatgggTAATACACCTCTCCAGTATGCTTCAATGTCAGGGCATTATGAGATTGCCCTTAAACTTCTGAGTTTTGGAGCATctgttaaaacaaaaaactttgctGGGCATTCGGCAGTAGATGTTgcaaattacaataataataaaattttgtcacTCTTGTTCAAGAAGTATAATTAG